The following coding sequences lie in one Miscanthus floridulus cultivar M001 chromosome 9, ASM1932011v1, whole genome shotgun sequence genomic window:
- the LOC136480047 gene encoding uncharacterized protein, with protein MGQENGNAPPHARDKRGEFPKGHPPIFKHSIDPLQADDWLRAIERQLVIAQCDDKEKILYASRQLQGAALDLWDSFCFSHTEANPITWAKFCSAFRTHHVPAGLMKLKEFLALKQGSMTVAEYRDKFIQLSWYAPNEVDEDGKRQELFMEGLNDGLQYQLLSHTFANFQ; from the coding sequence atggggcaagagaatgggaatgcaccccctcatgccagagataagaggggagagttcccgaaaggacacccacctataTTCAAGCACTCTATCGACCCACTCCAGGCTGACgactggctacgtgccattgagagacAACTGGTGATTGCTCAGTGTGATGATAAGGAGAAGATTTTATATGCTTCTAGGCAGTTGCAAGGAGCTGCACTGGATTTGTGGGACTCATTCTGCTTCAGCcataccgaagctaatcccatcacttgggctaagttctgtagtgcctttcgcactcaccatgtgcctgcaggactgatgaagctgaaggaGTTTTTGGCTCTCAAGCAAGGGAGCATGACcgttgctgaatatcgtgacaaattcatacaattgtcatggtatgcaccgaatgaggtagatgaggacggaaagaggcaggagctatttatggagggcttaaatgatggtctccagtaccagctgttgtctcATACATTTGCTAACTTCCAGTAG